The Lepeophtheirus salmonis chromosome 1, UVic_Lsal_1.4, whole genome shotgun sequence genome has a segment encoding these proteins:
- the LOC121116791 gene encoding matrix metalloproteinase-9-like — protein sequence MASLKVFSIFLTITTLLSQSNGQDCLTKNNATCVFPFIYGERIYAGCTTADNGGIFWCATSLYDTSLAKDYGNCAGSCRDELSIPYDGCRTVSGRSCHFPFIYKNIEYHNCTLAGDTRAWCAIDTYTNTNEAKFWGYCYSTCNVTPK from the exons ATGGCATCCTTGAAAGTATTTTCCATATTCTTGACGATCACTACTCTTTTGTCACAGAGCAATGGACAAG actgtttaacaaaaaataatgctaCTTGCGTATTCCCCTTTATTTATGGAGAAAGGATCTATGCTGGTTGCACAACTGCTGATAATGGAGGCATTTTTTGGTGTGCTACTTCTCTTTATGACACAAGCCTTGCTAAAGATTATGGAAATTGTGCAGGTTCTTGCAGAG ATGAACTTAGTATTCCCTATGatg gtTGTAGAACTGTTTCTGGGCGCTCTTGTCATTtcccatttatatataaaaatattgaatatcatAACTGTACCCTTGCAGGGGATACTCGAGCTTGGTGTGCAATCGACACTTATACTAATACCAATGAAGCAAAGTTTTGGGGATATTGTTATTCGACCTGTAATGTTACACCTAAATGA